The following proteins come from a genomic window of Maniola hyperantus chromosome 8, iAphHyp1.2, whole genome shotgun sequence:
- the LOC117984703 gene encoding WW domain-binding protein 4, translated as MTTYWKSQDRKYCEFCKCWFADNKVSISFHENGKRHKENVKKHISQLSKKSAKEFKKQEKIEDDMKKMEAAAMSAYLKDVQNNADLTSQSINEMLGNSGTTSKDIVVSPDTARETPVWQEIKNDDGNIYYWNTNTNETTWDPPDNYISLAQQEEKKLKAKEEQKKEKQLKKQKHKEATMEVKAHVARESMRELAVVKDKPPPVKMDVTFGPAPCVKPYGTWKAVVREPEHKIDLQLPKSEKEIIPPPVVMEPETIVFKEKRIESLGDGPVEFKKRKFNKLLLLVAAVLLVAPALAKPQVLYDYGYYAPAYVSSYSVPLAYSYPYAYAYSYPLAYY; from the exons at GACTACTTACTGGAAGTCACAGGACAGAAAATATTGTGAATTTTGTAAGTGCTGGTTTGCAGACAATAAAGTT TCTATATCTTTCCATGAAAATGGGAAAAGACataaagaaaatgttaaaaAGCACATATCACAGCTTAGTAAAAAAAGTGCAAAAGAATTCAAGAAACAGGAGAAGATTGAAGATGATATGAAGAAGATGGAAGCAGCAGCTATGAGTGCTTATCTGAAGGATGTTCAGAATAATGCTGACCTCACATCTCAA AGTATCAACGAGATGCTTGGTAACTCTGGAACTACAAGTAAAGATATAGTAGTATCACCTGACACTGCAAGAGAAACTCCTGTTTGGCAAGAAATCAAGAATGATGATGGGAACATATACTACTGGAATACCAACACCAATG AGACCACATGGGATCCTCCAGATAATTACATATCTTTGGCACAAcaagaagaaaaaaaacttaaagcAAAAGAGGaacaaaaaaaggaaaaacagtTAAA AAAACAGAAACATAAAGAGGCTACGATGGAAGTGAAAGCTCACGTGGCGCGCGAGAGCATGAGAGAGTTGGCCGTAGTCAAGGATAAGCCACCTCCGGTCAAGATGGATGTGACCTTCGGCCCGGCGCCTTGTGTCAAGCCTTATGGGACATGGAAAGCGGTTGTCAGAGA GCCGGAACATAAGATCGACTTGCAATTACCGAAATCCGAGAAAGAAATAATTCCTCCCCCCGTTGTGATGGAGCCAGAGACTATCGTGTTCAAAGAGAAGCGCATCGAGTCCCTCGGCGACGGACCCGTGGAGTTCAAGAAGAGAAAGTTTAATA AGTTGTTGCTGCTCGTCGCCGCCGTGCTGCTGGTAGCCCCGGCGCTCGCCAAGCCACAAGTGCTTTACGACTACGGCTATTACGCGCCCGCCTACGTCTCCTCCTACAGTGTGCCCCTCGCGTACTCCTACCCCTACGCCTACGCTTACTCTTACCCCTTAGCCTACTACTAG